The sequence CGAGTTCCTCGATTCACTGATCGAAATGGAGCGCTCGTTCGCGGAGAAAATGCGGGCTGAGGAGGAGCGCATCGCCCATCACGACACCGACAAGCGCGCCGCCATCGATGCGATCAAGAAACGCTTCTACGACGACCTCCACCACCGCATGGAGCTGTTTTTCACAACCAGGCACGCAACCGCGCCCGGAGCCTAGGAGAGGAACCGTGATTTGGAGATCACGCCTGCAACGGGAACGGGCTTTCCCGGCGACTCGCCAAGATTGACGGGATTTCCTGTCCGCCTCACCCGCAACAGGTCACCCGACAAGCTCAAGAATCTTGCTGTAGAGCGCATAGCCGCCCGCGACGAACAACCCCGCGATGCTCACCCACAGCCCGGTGTCCCACAGCCGCCCCGGAGCCAGCCTGGCATCGCAGCGGCGGTAGCGGAAATGCAATGCCGCCACGCCGAGAAGGGGCAGCATCAGCGCACCCATGAAACCGCCGGCCAGAACCAGTTGCTTCGGCGTCTTGAAAAACGCATAGCTTCCCAGAAAAAGCAGCGGCAGGGCTATGCAGAACGCCCGCACCCACCAGCGGTAGGTCGTTTCATCCCCTTTCGAGACGCCGAAGACACGCAGCGCATCCGCACAGACACGGGCATGGCTCGCGGTGGCCACGAAGAACGTCGAGTAAAGCACCGCAAACGCCCCGAAAAGGAACACCGCCTGCGCAGCCTCGCCGAAGACGGGGACATACATCTGCCCGAGCGTGCGCACCATCTGCTCGCCTTCCGGATCGAGGCCGGTGCGCCCCAGGATCGCGGCACCGAGGATGTAGAAACCGACCGTTGCGAAGGTGTAGACGATCATCGAGCACCACGCATCCCAGCGCAGCACGCGCACCCAGCCACGCGCCCTTTTCTCCCAATCCGCGGTGTCATCGCGCGGCCCCGTCCATTTTGCGTAGCCCTTCTCAAGGCACCAATAGGGGTATTGGATCAGCTCCGTCGCACCCACACCGATGATGCCGAAGGCCGCGAGCGCAACGGCAAGCCCCTTGCCCTCCGGGATGCGGAAACTCATGCCGTCCAAAAGCTCCGCCCACGAAACCCGCCACTCCGGCAGTGCCTGGAGGTAAAAGACGTTCACGATCGTCACCAGCGTGAAGCTCGCCACCAGCGCGGTGGAAACGTTCTGGATCATGCGGTAGCGCCCGACCACGAGCAGCACGATGGAGATGAGGGTGATCCCCGTGGCCCAGATCATCGAGTCGTGGGAAACGGCGGGTTCCTGCCCTTCAATTTCGGCCAGCACGGCCTTTGCGCCCGCAATCTCCTTTTCCAAGGCCTCCAGCTTCGGAGCCATTTCCTCCCGCCCCTCGAAACGCTTCGCGATGCTTTCCGCCACCTGGATCTGGATCCTCGCATCCTGCTCGGCGTTCACAATATGCCCCGCCTCGGTGACCGGCTGCTGGATCGCCAACGCCTGCCCCACCCCGCCGATGATGCCGCCGAGCTGGATCAGCGCAACCACGATGAAGACCAGCCAGAACCACATGATCCAGTTCACCTTCGCCCGCGGCCCGGGAACCTCGTTGAGGCCTTCGAGCGTGGTGCTACCCGAGGTGATCGTGAAACGGCCGAACTCGATCTGGACGAAGACCTTGATCACGCAGCCGATGATGATGAGCCACATGAGGACAAACCCCGCCTCCGCGCCGACGGCCGTGGTGGCGATCAACTCGCCGGAA comes from Akkermansiaceae bacterium and encodes:
- a CDS encoding Nramp family divalent metal transporter — protein: MIIAGSIVGSGELIATTAVGAEAGFVLMWLIIIGCVIKVFVQIEFGRFTITSGSTTLEGLNEVPGPRAKVNWIMWFWLVFIVVALIQLGGIIGGVGQALAIQQPVTEAGHIVNAEQDARIQIQVAESIAKRFEGREEMAPKLEALEKEIAGAKAVLAEIEGQEPAVSHDSMIWATGITLISIVLLVVGRYRMIQNVSTALVASFTLVTIVNVFYLQALPEWRVSWAELLDGMSFRIPEGKGLAVALAAFGIIGVGATELIQYPYWCLEKGYAKWTGPRDDTADWEKRARGWVRVLRWDAWCSMIVYTFATVGFYILGAAILGRTGLDPEGEQMVRTLGQMYVPVFGEAAQAVFLFGAFAVLYSTFFVATASHARVCADALRVFGVSKGDETTYRWWVRAFCIALPLLFLGSYAFFKTPKQLVLAGGFMGALMLPLLGVAALHFRYRRCDARLAPGRLWDTGLWVSIAGLFVAGGYALYSKILELVG